The Leptospira bouyouniensis genome contains a region encoding:
- a CDS encoding glycerophosphodiester phosphodiesterase produces MWKPRTERLQSLLGKLPANIGHRGARGLAPENTLVSFLVGSESTHYFELDTMLCGSGDLVVIHDFTVDRTTDGKGKVSEFTYRKLAELDAGSFFGEAFEGEQIPTLSQVVQTLPQNTVFDIELKSEGKTEERESLAKAVVKLIRKYKIQDRIWVSSFDWDLVDLVRKEEPEVLRGLLIEKGDTLNEGYMQYEPDLILPHHSLCTKEFVRKCQAEGLLVIPYTPNTEEEWKSLLEVGVFGLITDYPDRLLHYLEK; encoded by the coding sequence ATGTGGAAACCAAGAACCGAAAGGTTACAATCACTTCTCGGAAAACTTCCCGCAAACATAGGGCACCGAGGCGCAAGAGGTCTTGCCCCAGAAAATACGCTTGTGTCGTTTCTTGTGGGATCAGAATCCACCCATTACTTTGAACTTGATACCATGTTATGTGGCTCAGGGGATCTTGTTGTGATCCATGACTTTACAGTTGATAGAACGACCGATGGAAAAGGTAAGGTATCTGAATTCACCTATCGGAAATTAGCCGAACTTGATGCAGGTAGTTTTTTTGGTGAAGCATTTGAAGGGGAACAGATTCCCACTCTATCGCAGGTGGTGCAAACCCTTCCACAAAACACAGTGTTTGACATTGAACTCAAAAGTGAAGGAAAAACGGAAGAGAGGGAATCACTTGCCAAAGCAGTTGTCAAACTCATTCGTAAATACAAAATACAGGACCGAATTTGGGTGAGTAGTTTTGATTGGGACCTTGTGGACCTTGTTCGAAAAGAAGAACCAGAAGTGCTTCGGGGGCTTCTCATCGAAAAAGGAGATACGCTTAACGAAGGTTACATGCAATATGAACCCGATTTGATTTTACCTCACCACTCACTTTGTACAAAAGAGTTTGTAAGGAAGTGCCAGGCGGAGGGACTACTTGTCATTCCATACACTCCCAATACGGAAGAGGAATGGAAGTCATTATTGGAAGTTGGAGTTTTTGGACTCATCACGGACTACCCAGACAGGCTCCTTCATTATTTAGAAAAATAA
- a CDS encoding VOC family protein, whose amino-acid sequence MLKLSPDEERSLSFYSVNLEGGENCSEPLHFYQSIVGGEVLKESFGHAELLVFGTLRMVFSKQTEGCPVRPGTITLEWEKGKENDPKLQKFKTLQSHPTKAYSLYEDPWGNWVWVYFSK is encoded by the coding sequence ATGTTGAAACTAAGTCCCGATGAGGAAAGATCACTTTCTTTTTATTCCGTCAATTTGGAAGGAGGTGAAAATTGTTCCGAACCTCTTCACTTCTACCAATCCATTGTAGGGGGTGAAGTTCTGAAAGAAAGTTTTGGCCATGCAGAACTCCTTGTCTTTGGAACCTTAAGGATGGTATTTTCAAAACAAACGGAGGGATGCCCAGTGCGCCCCGGTACCATCACGTTGGAATGGGAAAAAGGAAAGGAAAACGACCCCAAACTGCAAAAGTTCAAAACCCTTCAATCCCACCCAACAAAAGCGTATTCCCTCTATGAAGACCCTTGGGGGAACTGGGTTTGGGTTTATTTTTCTAAATAA